Proteins from a genomic interval of Psychrobacter urativorans:
- a CDS encoding DEAD/DEAH box helicase encodes MSKPVNILNQTYARTGQSKTHNSMGMREMQARAFEKRHSQYLLIKSPPASGKSRAMMFLALDKLINQGVKKVIIAVPEMSIGKSFKSTALSDFGFFADWEVADRYNLCLSVAQSDTRKSAIFSEFITSDVSDNALLQVLVCTHHSFRYGFDKVIEEGGSIALFNDVLIGIDEFHHVSADDSNRLGAILDSITTQTSAHIVAMTGSYFRGDSVPILSDSDEERFDKVTSTYYEQLNGYEHLKSLGLGYHFYKKSFFDALDECLDTSKKTIIHIPNVNSLTAETDKYETVGRIIDIIGVIDSRDENTGVITIRTHDGRRLLLADLVTDDAIRVNTQAYLADITSRDDMDIIVALGMAKEGFDWEYCEHVLTIGYRGSLTEVVQIIGRSTRDSAGKHHAQFTNLIAEPEADKSEVTSSVNDLLKAITLSLLMDQVLKPNINFKRRSEIDILGTLDLPAGTVIIDDTVNSPSDRVMKILNQDREEILAQLCQNADHMKKYIAAETNNVETEAVSDTVIPSIIRSKYPTLDANEVRQVQEGVMQYMAINRQGGVVDGKDIPDDAIIENERFFIQKGTEYVDIATLNAERKSQLNENDIIKERHLPADAKIYNPKTKSSSSNDSNPSNGFVKVGSKFVNVNNLPIDLVKSVNPFHDAYEVLSRTVDKEVLQTINDVVHASRSTVTEAEAVLMWSKIVAFIKNKGRQPNRNSEDAIERRMTEVISYVRNQKAKREANSHD; translated from the coding sequence ATGTCTAAGCCCGTTAATATCCTCAATCAAACTTACGCCCGCACGGGTCAAAGCAAGACCCATAATTCGATGGGCATGCGGGAAATGCAGGCACGTGCATTCGAGAAGCGTCATAGCCAATACTTACTCATTAAGTCGCCGCCTGCCTCTGGTAAATCACGCGCCATGATGTTTTTGGCCTTAGACAAACTTATCAATCAAGGTGTCAAAAAAGTCATCATTGCCGTACCAGAGATGAGTATTGGTAAGTCCTTTAAATCAACAGCGCTTAGCGATTTTGGTTTCTTTGCCGATTGGGAAGTAGCAGATCGCTATAACTTATGCTTAAGTGTTGCTCAAAGTGATACTCGCAAGAGCGCTATCTTCTCAGAGTTTATCACTTCAGACGTCAGTGATAACGCTCTTCTCCAAGTGCTAGTCTGTACTCATCACAGTTTTAGATATGGCTTTGATAAAGTGATTGAGGAAGGCGGTAGCATAGCGTTATTTAACGATGTACTTATCGGTATTGATGAATTCCATCACGTATCAGCAGATGACTCTAACCGCTTGGGAGCCATACTCGATAGCATTACGACGCAGACCAGCGCGCATATTGTGGCAATGACCGGTTCTTATTTCCGTGGCGATTCAGTGCCTATCTTGTCAGATAGCGATGAAGAAAGGTTCGATAAGGTGACTTCCACCTATTATGAACAGCTCAATGGTTATGAGCACCTAAAATCATTAGGATTGGGTTATCACTTTTATAAAAAGTCATTCTTTGATGCCTTAGATGAGTGCTTAGATACCAGCAAAAAGACCATCATTCACATCCCTAACGTTAATAGCTTAACCGCTGAGACAGACAAGTATGAGACCGTTGGACGCATTATTGATATTATCGGTGTCATTGATTCACGCGATGAAAATACTGGCGTTATCACCATACGAACACATGATGGTAGGCGCTTACTACTCGCTGACTTGGTGACTGATGACGCTATAAGAGTGAATACACAGGCTTACTTGGCTGATATTACCTCTCGTGATGATATGGATATCATCGTAGCCCTTGGCATGGCAAAAGAAGGCTTTGACTGGGAGTATTGTGAGCACGTATTAACCATTGGCTATCGCGGCTCTCTAACCGAGGTAGTGCAGATTATTGGACGCTCAACACGCGATAGCGCGGGCAAGCACCATGCTCAATTTACCAACCTAATTGCTGAGCCAGAAGCGGATAAGTCTGAGGTGACAAGCTCTGTTAATGACTTATTAAAGGCCATTACTTTATCACTGCTAATGGACCAAGTGCTGAAACCTAATATCAACTTTAAGCGTCGTAGCGAGATAGACATATTAGGTACGTTAGACTTACCGGCAGGTACAGTCATTATTGATGACACAGTAAATTCACCTTCTGATCGAGTCATGAAGATACTGAACCAAGACCGTGAAGAGATATTAGCTCAGTTATGCCAGAACGCAGATCATATGAAAAAGTATATCGCCGCCGAAACCAATAACGTCGAGACCGAAGCGGTATCAGATACCGTCATCCCAAGTATTATTCGTAGTAAATACCCAACACTAGATGCCAATGAAGTACGGCAAGTACAAGAAGGTGTCATGCAATATATGGCAATCAACCGCCAAGGCGGCGTGGTTGACGGTAAAGATATTCCTGATGATGCCATCATCGAAAATGAACGTTTTTTCATTCAGAAAGGCACTGAGTATGTAGATATCGCTACTCTAAATGCTGAACGAAAAAGTCAGCTCAATGAAAACGACATTATTAAAGAGCGCCACCTGCCAGCTGATGCAAAAATATATAACCCTAAAACCAAATCAAGCAGCAGCAATGACTCGAATCCTAGCAACGGCTTTGTGAAGGTTGGCAGTAAGTTTGTCAACGTGAACAACCTCCCTATCGATCTTGTGAAATCGGTTAACCCATTTCATGATGCTTATGAAGTCCTATCTAGAACAGTCGATAAAGAAGTCTTGCAGACCATCAATGACGTCGTGCATGCCAGCCGTTCAACCGTCACTGAGGCGGAAGCGGTACTGATGTGGTCAAAGATAGTTGCTTTTATCAAGAATAAAGGTCGTCAGCCGAATAGAAACTCAGAAGATGCTATCGAACGACGTATGACTGAAGTCATCTCCTATGTCAGAAACCAAAAAGCAAAGCGAGAAGCCAATAGTCATGATTAA